A DNA window from Acetilactobacillus jinshanensis contains the following coding sequences:
- a CDS encoding energy-coupling factor transporter ATPase: protein MDNPILQLHHVTYHYPGAKQLAVNDVNLSLNRGEWLTLIGLNGSGKSTLVKLIDGLVPKTSGQIVVDHQLLTSKSLLKIRPKIGVVFQNPKDQFVGVTVKDEVAFGLENQQVAPDKIKHAVRKSLSLVGMSSYYDSLVDNLSGGQQQRIAIADVIVLRPKIIILDECTSMLDPQGRDQIIRLVNALKHRFNLTIIDITHNISEAKYAQKIAVMNHGKIVASGTPNAIFQRSALFHKLHLGLPQPDTLRDLLKSQGIDIPNQHFNETRLLSWLHQLFLNG, encoded by the coding sequence ATGGACAACCCAATACTTCAGTTGCATCATGTAACGTATCATTATCCAGGTGCTAAGCAATTAGCTGTTAATGACGTAAATTTATCGCTTAATCGTGGTGAATGGCTGACCCTAATTGGCTTAAACGGTAGTGGGAAAAGTACGTTAGTTAAATTAATTGATGGCTTAGTACCTAAAACTAGTGGCCAAATTGTAGTTGACCATCAGCTATTAACAAGTAAGAGTCTTCTTAAAATTAGACCGAAAATAGGCGTCGTGTTTCAAAATCCTAAGGATCAATTTGTTGGTGTCACTGTTAAAGATGAGGTTGCGTTTGGCCTAGAAAATCAGCAAGTTGCCCCAGACAAGATAAAACACGCCGTTCGAAAATCTTTATCATTAGTTGGGATGAGCTCTTACTATGATTCTTTAGTGGATAATTTATCAGGTGGTCAGCAACAGCGAATTGCGATTGCCGATGTCATTGTATTAAGGCCTAAAATTATCATTCTTGATGAATGTACCAGTATGTTGGATCCACAGGGTCGAGATCAGATTATCCGTCTAGTTAATGCTTTAAAGCATCGTTTTAATTTAACGATTATTGACATTACGCATAATATATCAGAAGCTAAATATGCACAGAAAATCGCTGTAATGAATCATGGAAAGATTGTTGCGAGTGGGACGCCAAACGCTATTTTTCAACGCTCTGCATTATTTCATAAACTTCATTTGGGATTACCTCAGCCAGATACTTTACGGGACTTATTAAAAAGCCAAGGAATTGATATTCCTAATCAACACTTTAATGAAACGAGGTTATTGTCGTGGCTTCACCAATTATTTTTAAACGGGTGA
- a CDS encoding ATP-binding cassette domain-containing protein: protein MASPIIFKRVTYKYPSDQPDIQGGISDVSFQIKAGSFAMIVGQTGSGKSTLVQQINGLLRPTRGLVQVGSIRVTSKMNTRNLIKLRKQVGLVFQVAQDQLFGETVEDDLAFGPRNFDFDKSDVQKAVKTSANALNLSKLMLSKSPFDLSGGQMKRVAIAGVIACFPKILILDEPTVGLDSFEEHRIMTLLCKLKKQFHLTIIMVTHQMDLVAKYATQVLVLNHGQLVANVTPDKLFKNVELLHKSGLKLPFAPRFANELSQLGIKLNDLPLDLHQLSRLIVNTLKMRRYRE, encoded by the coding sequence GTGGCTTCACCAATTATTTTTAAACGGGTGACATATAAATATCCTAGTGATCAGCCTGATATTCAAGGTGGAATATCTGACGTCTCATTTCAAATTAAAGCCGGTTCGTTTGCCATGATTGTCGGTCAAACGGGCAGTGGTAAATCAACACTGGTTCAGCAGATTAACGGACTATTGCGACCAACCCGTGGTCTTGTCCAAGTTGGATCGATTCGTGTCACTTCTAAAATGAATACTCGTAATTTAATTAAACTACGTAAGCAAGTTGGATTGGTTTTCCAAGTTGCCCAGGATCAGTTGTTTGGTGAAACGGTTGAAGATGATTTGGCGTTTGGTCCTCGAAATTTTGATTTTGATAAAAGCGATGTGCAAAAAGCCGTTAAAACAAGTGCTAATGCGTTAAATTTATCAAAGTTGATGTTGTCTAAATCACCATTTGATCTATCAGGTGGTCAGATGAAACGGGTAGCGATTGCTGGTGTCATCGCTTGTTTTCCAAAGATTTTAATTCTTGACGAACCAACCGTTGGATTAGATAGCTTTGAAGAGCATCGAATTATGACGTTGCTATGCAAATTAAAAAAGCAATTTCATTTAACGATTATTATGGTTACACATCAAATGGATTTAGTTGCGAAATATGCTACACAAGTTCTGGTACTAAATCATGGTCAATTGGTTGCAAACGTGACGCCTGATAAATTATTTAAGAACGTTGAATTATTACATAAATCAGGGCTTAAATTACCGTTTGCGCCTAGATTTGCGAATGAATTATCACAATTGGGAATTAAATTAAATGATTTACCATTGGATTTACATCAATTGTCGCGTTTGATCGTTAACACGTTGAAAATGAGGCGTTACCGTGAATAG
- a CDS encoding energy-coupling factor transporter transmembrane component T family protein has product MNSFIFGEYIPGSSPVHRMNPASKLLLCVLFIIMTLISSHWIDYAELSILIIISFVMCHISFQVIYRGIKPLLLIILFTAILQLFFDPAGKLIWGLGPIKITEGGLSSSAFVFCRFLLIILISTLLTLSTPPTKLANGIRVILNPFRKLKLPVDIISLMISVALRFIPTLYKELRTIIKAQRSRGMIFRSGSLSDRVKKMAMLIIPLLFSSFEQARKLSYAMLSRGYQTNIRRTQINESSFTKLDGIAWAIYLFFGALEIMSKG; this is encoded by the coding sequence GTGAATAGTTTTATCTTTGGTGAGTATATTCCAGGATCATCACCGGTTCACCGAATGAATCCGGCATCCAAATTATTATTGTGTGTACTATTTATAATCATGACGTTAATTAGTTCGCATTGGATTGATTATGCAGAATTATCAATATTAATAATAATTAGCTTTGTGATGTGCCACATCTCGTTCCAAGTAATTTATCGTGGCATTAAGCCCTTGTTATTGATAATTTTATTCACAGCGATACTTCAGTTGTTTTTTGATCCAGCAGGAAAGCTGATTTGGGGTCTTGGTCCCATAAAAATTACGGAAGGCGGCCTATCAAGCAGTGCATTTGTATTTTGTCGATTTTTATTAATAATATTGATTTCTACGTTACTGACGTTATCAACGCCACCCACTAAATTAGCAAACGGGATTCGAGTGATTTTAAATCCTTTTCGGAAGCTTAAATTGCCGGTTGACATAATATCATTAATGATTTCAGTTGCATTGCGTTTTATCCCAACGCTGTATAAAGAACTACGGACAATTATTAAAGCTCAGCGTTCAAGAGGGATGATCTTTCGGAGCGGATCGTTATCGGATCGTGTAAAAAAAATGGCGATGTTAATTATTCCGCTTCTGTTTAGTTCGTTTGAACAAGCCAGGAAATTAAGTTATGCAATGCTATCAAGAGGTTACCAAACTAATATTCGTCGAACTCAAATCAATGAATCATCATTTACGAAGTTAGATGGCATTGCGTGGGCCATTTATTTATTTTTTGGTGCCTTGGAAATAATGAGTAAAGGATAG
- the truA gene encoding tRNA pseudouridine(38-40) synthase TruA → MSIRYKITFAYDGTRFYGFEKQPGLRTVEGTITDIVNTMAKNPQPPIKIYGSGRTDAGVHALAQVAHFDFPFNIPVDGMWRGLNSMMPLDIEVKKVEKVPHTFHARYDVSGKIYMYRAYLGHFTNPFKRFYTGHWRIPVNVHKIQIALKDLIGTHDFTSFCASGSQVKNHVRIIYNATCHYDHQENELIFQFYGNGFLYNMVRIIVGVLLEIGSGRRPVHDILRLYKVKDRNQAVFTAPASGLYLKKVIYKGEDPKHPTKFPKDTYNQDRQH, encoded by the coding sequence ATGAGTATTAGATATAAAATAACCTTTGCCTATGACGGGACTCGATTTTACGGCTTTGAGAAGCAACCTGGCTTGAGAACTGTTGAGGGTACAATTACCGATATTGTTAATACAATGGCTAAAAATCCTCAACCGCCCATTAAAATTTATGGCTCCGGGAGAACCGATGCTGGGGTTCATGCACTTGCCCAAGTAGCACATTTTGATTTTCCGTTTAACATTCCTGTTGACGGAATGTGGCGAGGCCTTAATAGTATGATGCCCTTGGATATTGAAGTTAAAAAGGTCGAAAAGGTTCCGCACACGTTTCATGCCCGATATGACGTGTCTGGTAAAATCTATATGTACCGAGCTTACTTAGGTCACTTTACGAATCCTTTTAAGCGCTTTTATACGGGGCACTGGCGAATTCCAGTCAACGTGCATAAAATTCAGATTGCACTCAAAGACTTGATTGGCACGCATGATTTTACAAGTTTTTGTGCGTCTGGTTCTCAAGTTAAGAATCACGTTAGAATTATATATAACGCAACATGTCATTATGACCATCAAGAAAATGAGTTAATTTTTCAGTTTTATGGTAATGGCTTCTTATATAACATGGTTCGAATTATCGTTGGTGTCCTTTTGGAGATTGGATCAGGTCGTCGACCCGTCCATGATATTTTAAGGCTTTATAAGGTTAAGGATCGTAACCAAGCAGTTTTTACGGCACCCGCAAGTGGTCTATACCTAAAGAAAGTTATTTATAAGGGTGAAGATCCAAAACACCCGACCAAATTCCCTAAGGATACATATAATCAAGACAGACAACATTGA
- the rplM gene encoding 50S ribosomal protein L13: MRTTYMAHAGKVERKWYVIDAADIELGRLASVVASILRGKNKPTYTPNVDTGDNVVIVNASKVKLSGRKADEKVYYHHSAWIGHMKSMTAGKMRATKPTHLIELAVKGMLPHNSLGHHEFLKMHVYAGPKHENQAQEPVKLDISKLI; this comes from the coding sequence TTGCGTACAACTTATATGGCACATGCCGGTAAGGTAGAACGTAAATGGTATGTTATCGATGCCGCTGATATTGAATTAGGCCGTTTAGCATCCGTTGTTGCTTCTATTTTACGTGGTAAGAACAAGCCAACTTATACACCTAATGTTGATACTGGTGATAATGTCGTTATCGTCAATGCATCAAAAGTTAAATTATCTGGCCGTAAGGCAGACGAAAAAGTTTATTATCATCACTCAGCATGGATTGGACACATGAAGTCCATGACTGCTGGTAAGATGAGAGCTACTAAGCCAACTCATTTAATTGAATTAGCAGTTAAGGGTATGCTTCCTCACAACAGCTTAGGTCATCATGAATTCTTAAAGATGCATGTATATGCAGGTCCTAAGCATGAAAACCAAGCTCAAGAACCCGTTAAATTAGATATTAGTAAGTTAATTTAA
- the rpsI gene encoding 30S ribosomal protein S9, giving the protein MAKVQYRGTGRRKDSTARVRLVPGTGKVVINNKAMDKYIPFPNLREIIMQPFHTTDTLGNYDVLANVNGGGYSGQAGAVRHGISRALLTVDPDFRAPLKKAGLLTRDPRMKERKKPGLKKARKAGQFSKR; this is encoded by the coding sequence TTGGCTAAAGTTCAATATCGCGGTACCGGTCGTCGTAAAGATTCTACTGCACGTGTACGTTTAGTACCTGGTACTGGTAAAGTTGTTATTAATAACAAGGCAATGGATAAATACATTCCATTCCCTAACTTAAGAGAAATTATTATGCAGCCATTCCATACTACTGATACTCTTGGTAATTATGATGTATTAGCAAATGTTAATGGTGGTGGCTACTCCGGTCAAGCCGGTGCCGTTCGTCATGGCATTTCTCGTGCATTATTAACTGTTGACCCTGACTTCCGAGCTCCATTAAAGAAAGCTGGATTATTAACTCGTGATCCACGTATGAAGGAACGTAAGAAGCCTGGCTTGAAGAAAGCCCGTAAAGCAGGTCAATTCTCTAAGCGTTAA
- a CDS encoding DUF2187 domain-containing protein, translated as MRKKKKLSSAELKYNVGDEVAFTLDKQKFVGRIDKRYINSFLISFHSDDPSIVDKYHNKTVVNNKKLKLIKAAPKKKAKKSAPKASK; from the coding sequence ATTCGTAAAAAAAAGAAGTTAAGCTCTGCTGAATTAAAATATAACGTTGGTGACGAGGTAGCTTTTACTTTAGATAAGCAGAAGTTCGTAGGTCGAATCGATAAACGATACATCAATTCGTTCTTAATCTCATTTCATTCTGACGACCCGTCGATTGTGGATAAATACCATAACAAGACCGTTGTTAATAATAAGAAATTAAAATTGATTAAGGCTGCACCTAAAAAGAAAGCTAAAAAATCGGCTCCTAAAGCATCTAAATAA
- a CDS encoding ATP-grasp domain-containing protein, with product MSKLSLLKTTIGIIGNQNANVARLIYEAHRLGIKIGIYTDKNDPAVRSADFKIIGKLNDKAHLKEFANECQTVVYVDGSGISAGLINYLRQFTNVPQGSKVLDLINDRAILRVLLDSFNIKSLPYKTVFNLDDVKQSLSDSHDPLYIQPVQTSYVHQNGVLVTDPSQLGHLSHMFNGETYLLEALPKRSRYFKLTLIKSNSGVTLLPVIEEHYQGPQLKMADLSPKVSSEVSDQFTKITDNLTSHLDYQGCLTLSLILTPDGQVYVDNVELPFELVNNIYNLTPDNLYKTFLHSVFGLPVQSKSLHQVWLLSVIDQHNLSQAQKLLSNNSSVNFDLNSLINHHKGYALMHADTLDNVKKQFKADKL from the coding sequence TTGAGTAAATTATCACTCTTAAAGACGACAATTGGTATTATTGGTAATCAAAATGCTAATGTTGCGCGATTAATCTATGAAGCTCATCGTCTGGGGATTAAAATCGGGATCTATACTGATAAAAATGATCCAGCCGTAAGATCCGCTGATTTTAAGATAATCGGTAAGCTCAACGATAAGGCACACCTTAAAGAATTTGCAAATGAATGTCAGACAGTTGTCTATGTTGACGGTTCCGGAATTAGCGCTGGTTTAATTAATTATCTACGTCAATTTACAAACGTTCCGCAGGGATCCAAAGTTTTAGATTTGATTAATGACCGGGCTATTTTAAGGGTTCTATTGGATTCATTTAATATTAAGTCCTTGCCTTATAAGACTGTCTTTAATCTAGATGACGTCAAGCAATCTTTAAGTGATTCTCATGATCCTTTATATATCCAGCCCGTTCAAACAAGTTACGTTCATCAAAATGGCGTCTTGGTTACAGATCCAAGTCAATTGGGTCATTTAAGTCATATGTTTAATGGTGAAACCTACTTACTAGAAGCACTTCCCAAACGATCTCGATACTTTAAGTTAACGTTGATCAAATCAAATTCAGGTGTTACTTTATTACCCGTGATTGAAGAACATTATCAAGGTCCACAATTAAAGATGGCTGACCTTAGCCCTAAGGTATCATCTGAAGTTTCTGATCAATTTACTAAGATTACCGATAACTTAACTAGCCATTTAGACTATCAAGGTTGCTTAACGCTTTCCCTTATTTTAACCCCTGATGGACAGGTATACGTTGATAATGTTGAATTGCCATTTGAATTAGTTAATAACATTTATAATTTAACTCCTGATAATCTATATAAAACCTTTTTACATTCTGTATTTGGATTACCCGTTCAATCAAAGTCACTTCATCAGGTTTGGTTACTCAGTGTGATTGATCAGCATAATTTAAGTCAAGCTCAAAAATTATTGTCTAATAACAGTTCAGTTAATTTTGACTTGAATTCATTAATTAACCATCATAAAGGCTATGCGCTGATGCATGCCGATACGTTAGACAACGTTAAGAAGCAATTTAAAGCTGATAAATTATAA
- the pcrA gene encoding DNA helicase PcrA, whose protein sequence is MPKENILSGLNSKQKEAVLCTKGPLLIMAGAGSGKTRVLTRRIAYLIKACGVSPWNILAITFTNKAAREMRDRITKLLNGHSQGAWVSTFHALCMRILRFNAEKINYNRAFTIAGTSEQRTLVKHILTRELNMDPKRMNPRAVLSAISMAKNNLQTPDEYKDIQDKAHNPFTKTVAKVYVRYQHELHQNQAMDFDDLIMLTIILFKKFPDVLRYYQEKFKYISVDEYQDTNEAQYELIHLLGKRYQNVCVVGDVNQSIYGWRGANMNNILDFKDDYPDAHEVFLQQNYRSTKNILNAANSVIKHNDGQDDENLWTDNATGPKVGYYRGQSAEDESHFVVSKIIKDHKKYNYSYNDFAILYRTNAQSRVIEETFLKSNIPYNIVGGNKFYDRKEIQDILAYLTILANPSDSLNLQRIINVPKRGIGKASVGKLVDFARENHWSLLKATGHLDLANQISTRAKNSMTRFGTMINTLRKQIPKLNVTDLTKKVLDVSGYLPTLKASNSLEAKTRVENIEEFISVTLQFDKNHREVPLKDRLATFLADLSLVSAQDDVDESKPQVTLMTLHAAKGLEFPIVFIIGMEEGIFPLASAMGNHSELEEERRLAYVGITRAKKKLYLTNAYSRMLYGRLQSNPASRFIKEINPSLIEKVGDDQNRSEPGFRKHYFRTPFDRRRDHTAFKQPYHTAKVEKPKETGADQKPWHIGDRVKHRAWGVGTVIKVNGSGEDMELDIAFPDRGIKRLLAAFAPIHKVK, encoded by the coding sequence TTGCCTAAAGAAAATATATTAAGCGGACTTAATTCGAAACAAAAAGAAGCGGTCTTATGCACTAAAGGTCCATTACTAATTATGGCCGGGGCCGGTAGTGGAAAGACCCGAGTACTAACTAGACGAATTGCCTATTTAATTAAAGCCTGTGGCGTTAGCCCATGGAACATCTTGGCAATTACTTTTACTAATAAAGCGGCTCGAGAAATGCGTGACCGAATAACTAAATTATTGAATGGTCATAGTCAGGGTGCCTGGGTATCAACATTTCATGCGTTATGCATGCGCATCTTAAGATTTAACGCTGAAAAAATAAATTATAACCGTGCTTTTACAATTGCGGGGACTAGTGAACAGCGAACCCTCGTTAAACATATCTTAACCCGTGAGTTAAATATGGATCCAAAACGGATGAACCCTAGAGCTGTTTTATCCGCAATTTCGATGGCTAAAAATAATTTACAGACACCCGATGAATATAAAGACATTCAGGATAAGGCTCACAATCCGTTTACTAAAACGGTTGCTAAAGTTTATGTTCGTTACCAGCATGAACTTCATCAAAATCAAGCGATGGATTTTGATGACTTGATTATGCTAACGATTATCTTATTCAAGAAATTTCCTGACGTTTTACGATATTATCAAGAGAAATTTAAATACATCAGTGTCGATGAATATCAAGATACTAACGAAGCTCAATATGAATTAATTCATCTGTTGGGCAAACGTTATCAGAACGTCTGTGTTGTTGGGGATGTTAACCAAAGTATCTACGGCTGGCGTGGTGCCAACATGAATAACATCCTTGACTTCAAAGATGATTATCCAGACGCTCATGAAGTCTTTCTGCAGCAGAATTACCGTTCAACTAAAAATATTCTGAACGCTGCTAACTCAGTAATTAAGCATAATGACGGCCAGGATGACGAGAATCTGTGGACGGATAACGCTACCGGTCCTAAAGTGGGTTATTATCGTGGCCAGAGTGCCGAAGATGAATCCCATTTTGTGGTGTCCAAAATCATTAAAGATCACAAAAAATATAATTATTCGTATAATGATTTTGCAATTCTTTATCGAACCAATGCCCAATCACGTGTAATTGAAGAAACGTTCCTTAAATCTAATATCCCGTATAACATCGTCGGTGGTAACAAGTTCTACGACCGAAAAGAAATCCAAGACATTTTAGCTTATTTAACCATATTAGCTAATCCTAGTGATTCGTTAAATTTACAGCGAATTATTAATGTTCCAAAGCGAGGGATTGGTAAAGCCAGTGTTGGCAAATTAGTTGATTTTGCTCGTGAAAATCATTGGAGTTTGTTAAAAGCAACCGGTCATTTAGACTTAGCTAATCAAATTAGTACCCGTGCCAAGAATTCAATGACTCGTTTTGGCACCATGATTAATACGCTTCGAAAGCAAATTCCAAAGCTAAATGTAACTGATTTAACCAAAAAGGTTCTGGACGTCAGTGGCTATTTACCAACTTTAAAAGCTTCTAATTCTCTAGAAGCTAAAACCCGTGTGGAAAATATTGAAGAATTCATCTCAGTTACACTTCAGTTTGATAAGAATCATCGTGAAGTTCCGTTAAAGGATCGACTAGCAACGTTCCTGGCTGATTTATCATTGGTATCCGCACAGGATGACGTTGATGAATCGAAACCTCAGGTAACCTTAATGACGTTACATGCAGCTAAGGGCCTGGAATTCCCGATTGTCTTCATTATCGGGATGGAAGAAGGTATCTTTCCGTTAGCTAGTGCTATGGGCAATCATTCCGAATTAGAGGAAGAACGCCGATTAGCTTACGTTGGAATTACCCGTGCTAAGAAGAAGTTGTATCTAACAAACGCTTATTCAAGAATGCTTTATGGACGGCTTCAGTCCAATCCAGCATCGCGGTTCATTAAGGAAATTAACCCGAGTTTAATTGAAAAAGTCGGTGATGATCAGAACAGATCTGAACCGGGTTTCCGAAAGCATTACTTCAGGACACCGTTTGATCGGCGTCGTGACCACACGGCATTTAAGCAGCCGTATCATACGGCTAAAGTTGAAAAGCCTAAGGAAACGGGAGCTGATCAGAAACCCTGGCACATTGGTGATCGTGTAAAGCACCGTGCGTGGGGCGTTGGCACCGTTATTAAAGTGAATGGTTCTGGTGAAGATATGGAATTGGATATCGCATTTCCTGATCGTGGAATTAAGCGGCTACTTGCTGCGTTTGCGCCAATTCACAAAGTTAAGTAA